A genome region from Salarias fasciatus unplaced genomic scaffold, fSalaFa1.1, whole genome shotgun sequence includes the following:
- the LOC115385604 gene encoding lamin-B2-like isoform X1 produces the protein MRSAPLSSIQAEAGTLLPFSPGFKYLTPRAQRRRFLRPLRKAPMASSTPLSPTRISRLREKQDLQQLNDRLAVYIERVRALELENGRLQVKVSEREEVTTREVSGLKSLYEAELADARRVLDETATERARLQIELGKAEAELEEASRSLKKKDGELAAAVARAGALEGRLNASEAQLATARSRGAALDSENQDLKASLAKAEDGLAVARRQLEAETLMRVDLENRCQSLGEELQFRQSVFDQELLESRRAAAAAAAAAEPDSGGAGRDREPGLAQALQDLRRQHEEQVAVYKAELETAFRARLQSARSSSRAEDRAASSARDELEDGRARARGLALQLDGLRERLAAAEGRARELEAGLEAERGRGRRALEEREAELAALRGRMDARLAEYRDLLDVKLALDVEIGAYRKLLEGEESRLHLSPSPRAAGSARSKRRRVEAEPEEEEEEEEEEEGAESSGGVGVAPADPEGNSVTLVNRTDQDVPLGNWRLNRQVDGGDQISYRFSPKFVLAAGRSVTVWSADSGSAHRPPSDLLWKSQGSWGTGSDVVTTLIDGDGQEVSRRRTVSQEEEEAEQEVQMQEAPASRDCAVM, from the exons atgaggtcAGCCCCTCTTTCATCCATTCAAGCGGAGGCCGGGACTCTTCTCCCGTTTTCCCCGGGATTTAAGTATCTCACTCCCCGGGCTCAGAGACGCCGGTTCCTCCGCCCGCTCCGGAAAGCACCCATGGCCTCCTCCACGCCGCTCTCCCCGACGCGGATCTCGCGGCTGCGGGAGAagcaggacctgcagcagctcaacGACCGGCTGGCGGTGTACATCGAGCGGGTCCGCGCCCTGGAGCTGGAGAACGGCCGGCTGCAGGTCAAAGTGTccgagagggaggaggtgacCACCCGGGAG GTCTCCGGGCTGAAGTCCCTGTACGAGGCGGAGCTGGCGGACGCGCGCCGGGTCCTGGACGAGACGGCGACGGAGCGGGCGCGACTGCAGATCGAGCTGGGGAaggcggaggcggagctggaggaggcgtccaggag CCTGAAGAAGAAGGACGGCGagctggcggcggcggtggcgcgGGCCGGCGCCCTGGAGGGACGCCTCAACGCCAGCGAGGCCCAGCTGGCCACGGCCCGGAGCCGCGGCGCCGCGCTGGACTCCGAGAACCAGGACCTGAAGGCCTCGCTGGCTAAG GCGGAGGACGGCCTGGCCGTGGCGCGGcgccagctggaggcggagacCCTGATGCGGGTGGACCTGGAGAACCGCTGCCAGTCGCTgggggaggagctgcagttccGCCAGAGCGTCTTcgaccaggagctgctggagtcccgccgggccgccgccgccgccgccgccgccgcggagccCGActccgggggggcggggcgggaccGCGAGCCCGGGTTGGCCCAGGCCCTGCAG GACCTGAGGAGGCAGCACGAGGAGCAGGTGGCGGTCTACAAGGCGGAGCTGGAGACCGCCTTCCGGGCCCGCCTCCAGAGCGCGCGGTCCTCGTCCCGGGCCGAGGACCGCGCGGCGTCCTCGGCCCGGGACGAGCTGGAGGACGGCCGGGCGCGGGCGCGGGGCCTGGCGCTGCAGCTGGACGGCCTGCGGGAGCGGCTGGCGGCGGCCGAGGGGCGGGCGCGGGagctggaggcggggctggaggcggagcgggggcggggccggcgggccctggaggagagggaggcggagctggCGGCGCTGCGGGGGAGGATGGACGCCCGGCTGGCCGAGTACCGGGACCTGCTGGACGTCAAGCTGGCGCTGGACGTGGAGATCGGCGCCTACCGCAAgctgctggagggggaggagtcccG GCTGCACCTGTCGCCGTCGCCCCGGGCGGCGGGCTCCGCCCGCTCCAAGCGGCGGCgcgtggaggcggagccagaggaggaggaggaagaggaggaggaggaggagggggcggagtctaGCGGCGGGGTGGGCGTCGCCCCCGCCGACCCGGAGGGGAACTCGGTGACCCTGGTGAACCGCACCGACCAG GACGTCCCCCTGGGGAACTGGAGGCTGAACCGCCAGGTGGACGGGGGGGACCAGATCTCCTACCGCTTCTCCCCCAAGTTCGTCCTGGCGGCCGGCCGCTCCGTCACg GTGTGGTCGGCCGACTCCGGCTCCGCCCACCGGCCCCCCTCCGACCTGCTGTGGAAGAGCCAGGGCTCCTGGGGGACGGGAAGTGACGTCGTCACCACCCTGATCGACGGCGACGGACAG gaggtgtccaggaggaggaccgtgtcccaggaggaggaggaggcggagcaggaAGTCCAGATG caggaggcgccggCGTCCCGAGACTGCGCCGTCATGTGA
- the LOC115385604 gene encoding lamin-B2-like isoform X3 — MRSAPLSSIQAEAGTLLPFSPGFKYLTPRAQRRRFLRPLRKAPMASSTPLSPTRISRLREKQDLQQLNDRLAVYIERVRALELENGRLQVKVSEREEVTTREVSGLKSLYEAELADARRVLDETATERARLQIELGKAEAELEEASRSLKKKDGELAAAVARAGALEGRLNASEAQLATARSRGAALDSENQDLKASLAKAEDGLAVARRQLEAETLMRVDLENRCQSLGEELQFRQSVFDQELLESRRAAAAAAAAAEPDSGGAGRDREPGLAQALQDLRRQHEEQVAVYKAELETAFRARLQSARDELEDGRARARGLALQLDGLRERLAAAEGRARELEAGLEAERGRGRRALEEREAELAALRGRMDARLAEYRDLLDVKLALDVEIGAYRKLLEGEESRLHLSPSPRAAGSARSKRRRVEAEPEEEEEEEEEEEGAESSGGVGVAPADPEGNSVTLVNRTDQDVPLGNWRLNRQVDGGDQISYRFSPKFVLAAGRSVTVWSADSGSAHRPPSDLLWKSQGSWGTGSDVVTTLIDGDGQEVSRRRTVSQEEEEAEQEVQMQEAPASRDCAVM, encoded by the exons atgaggtcAGCCCCTCTTTCATCCATTCAAGCGGAGGCCGGGACTCTTCTCCCGTTTTCCCCGGGATTTAAGTATCTCACTCCCCGGGCTCAGAGACGCCGGTTCCTCCGCCCGCTCCGGAAAGCACCCATGGCCTCCTCCACGCCGCTCTCCCCGACGCGGATCTCGCGGCTGCGGGAGAagcaggacctgcagcagctcaacGACCGGCTGGCGGTGTACATCGAGCGGGTCCGCGCCCTGGAGCTGGAGAACGGCCGGCTGCAGGTCAAAGTGTccgagagggaggaggtgacCACCCGGGAG GTCTCCGGGCTGAAGTCCCTGTACGAGGCGGAGCTGGCGGACGCGCGCCGGGTCCTGGACGAGACGGCGACGGAGCGGGCGCGACTGCAGATCGAGCTGGGGAaggcggaggcggagctggaggaggcgtccaggag CCTGAAGAAGAAGGACGGCGagctggcggcggcggtggcgcgGGCCGGCGCCCTGGAGGGACGCCTCAACGCCAGCGAGGCCCAGCTGGCCACGGCCCGGAGCCGCGGCGCCGCGCTGGACTCCGAGAACCAGGACCTGAAGGCCTCGCTGGCTAAG GCGGAGGACGGCCTGGCCGTGGCGCGGcgccagctggaggcggagacCCTGATGCGGGTGGACCTGGAGAACCGCTGCCAGTCGCTgggggaggagctgcagttccGCCAGAGCGTCTTcgaccaggagctgctggagtcccgccgggccgccgccgccgccgccgccgccgcggagccCGActccgggggggcggggcgggaccGCGAGCCCGGGTTGGCCCAGGCCCTGCAG GACCTGAGGAGGCAGCACGAGGAGCAGGTGGCGGTCTACAAGGCGGAGCTGGAGACCGCCTTCCGGGCCCGCCTCCAGAGC GCCCGGGACGAGCTGGAGGACGGCCGGGCGCGGGCGCGGGGCCTGGCGCTGCAGCTGGACGGCCTGCGGGAGCGGCTGGCGGCGGCCGAGGGGCGGGCGCGGGagctggaggcggggctggaggcggagcgggggcggggccggcgggccctggaggagagggaggcggagctggCGGCGCTGCGGGGGAGGATGGACGCCCGGCTGGCCGAGTACCGGGACCTGCTGGACGTCAAGCTGGCGCTGGACGTGGAGATCGGCGCCTACCGCAAgctgctggagggggaggagtcccG GCTGCACCTGTCGCCGTCGCCCCGGGCGGCGGGCTCCGCCCGCTCCAAGCGGCGGCgcgtggaggcggagccagaggaggaggaggaagaggaggaggaggaggagggggcggagtctaGCGGCGGGGTGGGCGTCGCCCCCGCCGACCCGGAGGGGAACTCGGTGACCCTGGTGAACCGCACCGACCAG GACGTCCCCCTGGGGAACTGGAGGCTGAACCGCCAGGTGGACGGGGGGGACCAGATCTCCTACCGCTTCTCCCCCAAGTTCGTCCTGGCGGCCGGCCGCTCCGTCACg GTGTGGTCGGCCGACTCCGGCTCCGCCCACCGGCCCCCCTCCGACCTGCTGTGGAAGAGCCAGGGCTCCTGGGGGACGGGAAGTGACGTCGTCACCACCCTGATCGACGGCGACGGACAG gaggtgtccaggaggaggaccgtgtcccaggaggaggaggaggcggagcaggaAGTCCAGATG caggaggcgccggCGTCCCGAGACTGCGCCGTCATGTGA
- the LOC115385604 gene encoding lamin-B2-like isoform X2 translates to MRSAPLSSIQAEAGTLLPFSPGFKYLTPRAQRRRFLRPLRKAPMASSTPLSPTRISRLREKQDLQQLNDRLAVYIERVRALELENGRLQVKVSEREEVTTREVSGLKSLYEAELADARRVLDETATERARLQIELGKAEAELEEASRSLKKKDGELAAAVARAGALEGRLNASEAQLATARSRGAALDSENQDLKASLAKAEDGLAVARRQLEAETLMRVDLENRCQSLGEELQFRQSVFDQELLESRRAAAAAAAAAEPDSGGAGRDREPGLAQALQDLRRQHEEQVAVYKAELETAFRARLQSARSSSRAEDRAASSARDELEDGRARARGLALQLDGLRERLAAAEGRARELEAGLEAERGRGRRALEEREAELAALRGRMDARLAEYRDLLDVKLALDVEIGAYRKLLEGEESRLHLSPSPRAAGSARSKRRRVEAEPEEEEEEEEEEEGAESSGGVGVAPADPEGNSVTLVNRTDQDVPLGNWRLNRQVDGGDQISYRFSPKFVLAAGRSVTVWSADSGSAHRPPSDLLWKSQGSWGTGSDVVTTLIDGDGQEVSRRRTVSQEEEEAEQEVQMEAPASRDCAVM, encoded by the exons atgaggtcAGCCCCTCTTTCATCCATTCAAGCGGAGGCCGGGACTCTTCTCCCGTTTTCCCCGGGATTTAAGTATCTCACTCCCCGGGCTCAGAGACGCCGGTTCCTCCGCCCGCTCCGGAAAGCACCCATGGCCTCCTCCACGCCGCTCTCCCCGACGCGGATCTCGCGGCTGCGGGAGAagcaggacctgcagcagctcaacGACCGGCTGGCGGTGTACATCGAGCGGGTCCGCGCCCTGGAGCTGGAGAACGGCCGGCTGCAGGTCAAAGTGTccgagagggaggaggtgacCACCCGGGAG GTCTCCGGGCTGAAGTCCCTGTACGAGGCGGAGCTGGCGGACGCGCGCCGGGTCCTGGACGAGACGGCGACGGAGCGGGCGCGACTGCAGATCGAGCTGGGGAaggcggaggcggagctggaggaggcgtccaggag CCTGAAGAAGAAGGACGGCGagctggcggcggcggtggcgcgGGCCGGCGCCCTGGAGGGACGCCTCAACGCCAGCGAGGCCCAGCTGGCCACGGCCCGGAGCCGCGGCGCCGCGCTGGACTCCGAGAACCAGGACCTGAAGGCCTCGCTGGCTAAG GCGGAGGACGGCCTGGCCGTGGCGCGGcgccagctggaggcggagacCCTGATGCGGGTGGACCTGGAGAACCGCTGCCAGTCGCTgggggaggagctgcagttccGCCAGAGCGTCTTcgaccaggagctgctggagtcccgccgggccgccgccgccgccgccgccgccgcggagccCGActccgggggggcggggcgggaccGCGAGCCCGGGTTGGCCCAGGCCCTGCAG GACCTGAGGAGGCAGCACGAGGAGCAGGTGGCGGTCTACAAGGCGGAGCTGGAGACCGCCTTCCGGGCCCGCCTCCAGAGCGCGCGGTCCTCGTCCCGGGCCGAGGACCGCGCGGCGTCCTCGGCCCGGGACGAGCTGGAGGACGGCCGGGCGCGGGCGCGGGGCCTGGCGCTGCAGCTGGACGGCCTGCGGGAGCGGCTGGCGGCGGCCGAGGGGCGGGCGCGGGagctggaggcggggctggaggcggagcgggggcggggccggcgggccctggaggagagggaggcggagctggCGGCGCTGCGGGGGAGGATGGACGCCCGGCTGGCCGAGTACCGGGACCTGCTGGACGTCAAGCTGGCGCTGGACGTGGAGATCGGCGCCTACCGCAAgctgctggagggggaggagtcccG GCTGCACCTGTCGCCGTCGCCCCGGGCGGCGGGCTCCGCCCGCTCCAAGCGGCGGCgcgtggaggcggagccagaggaggaggaggaagaggaggaggaggaggagggggcggagtctaGCGGCGGGGTGGGCGTCGCCCCCGCCGACCCGGAGGGGAACTCGGTGACCCTGGTGAACCGCACCGACCAG GACGTCCCCCTGGGGAACTGGAGGCTGAACCGCCAGGTGGACGGGGGGGACCAGATCTCCTACCGCTTCTCCCCCAAGTTCGTCCTGGCGGCCGGCCGCTCCGTCACg GTGTGGTCGGCCGACTCCGGCTCCGCCCACCGGCCCCCCTCCGACCTGCTGTGGAAGAGCCAGGGCTCCTGGGGGACGGGAAGTGACGTCGTCACCACCCTGATCGACGGCGACGGACAG gaggtgtccaggaggaggaccgtgtcccaggaggaggaggaggcggagcaggaAGTCCAGATG gaggcgccggCGTCCCGAGACTGCGCCGTCATGTGA